In Fundulus heteroclitus isolate FHET01 chromosome 8, MU-UCD_Fhet_4.1, whole genome shotgun sequence, a genomic segment contains:
- the pbdc1 gene encoding protein PBDC1 isoform X1, with translation MASHEALAALGVEGASAAAHALSLPAEAYGNDPRLEVMWAMKAYNHAEVYFNVTFPFFSSSWPPLVETPFRGLTFRRLLALFQLISSVEPKFLKLTKVDDQLYSSFRETFKELDVKQLKEGDLKSDEAKERWRPFCNQFEGIVEDFNYGTLLRLDCEKDYSEENTIFATRVQFFAVEIARNREGYNDAVFRSKRSKS, from the exons GGGGTGGAAGGAGCTTCGGCGGCTGCGCACGCTCTCTCTCTGCCGGCTGAAGCCTACGGAAATGAC CCCCGGCTAGAAGTCATGTGGGCGATGAAGGCCTACAACCACGCAGAGGTCTACTTCAATGTAAcgttcccctttttttcctcctcctggcCGCCACTCGTAGAGACGCCGTTCCGAGGACTCACGTTCCGACGTTTGCTCGCTCTCTTTCAGCTCATCTCGTCCGTCGAGCCCAAGTTCCTGAAGCTGACAAAGGTGGACGACCAGCTCTACTCGAGCTTCAGGGAAACCTTCAAGGAGCTCGACgtgaagcagctgaaggagggagACCTGAAGTCAGACGAGGCCAAAGAG AGGTGGCGTCCCTTCTGCAACCAGTTCGAGGGAATCGTGGAGGACTTCAACTACGGCACCCTGCTGCGTCTGGACTGCGAGAAGGACTACAGCGAGGAGAACACCATATTTG CCACCAGAGTCCAGTTCTTTGCCGTGGAGATCGCCCGAAACAGAGAAGGCTACAACGACGCCGTGTTCAGATCCAAACGGTCAAAGAGCTAG
- the pbdc1 gene encoding protein PBDC1 isoform X2 codes for MASHEALAALGVEGASAAAHALSLPAEAYGNDPRLEVMWAMKAYNHAEVYFNLISSVEPKFLKLTKVDDQLYSSFRETFKELDVKQLKEGDLKSDEAKERWRPFCNQFEGIVEDFNYGTLLRLDCEKDYSEENTIFATRVQFFAVEIARNREGYNDAVFRSKRSKS; via the exons GGGGTGGAAGGAGCTTCGGCGGCTGCGCACGCTCTCTCTCTGCCGGCTGAAGCCTACGGAAATGAC CCCCGGCTAGAAGTCATGTGGGCGATGAAGGCCTACAACCACGCAGAGGTCTACTTCAAT CTCATCTCGTCCGTCGAGCCCAAGTTCCTGAAGCTGACAAAGGTGGACGACCAGCTCTACTCGAGCTTCAGGGAAACCTTCAAGGAGCTCGACgtgaagcagctgaaggagggagACCTGAAGTCAGACGAGGCCAAAGAG AGGTGGCGTCCCTTCTGCAACCAGTTCGAGGGAATCGTGGAGGACTTCAACTACGGCACCCTGCTGCGTCTGGACTGCGAGAAGGACTACAGCGAGGAGAACACCATATTTG CCACCAGAGTCCAGTTCTTTGCCGTGGAGATCGCCCGAAACAGAGAAGGCTACAACGACGCCGTGTTCAGATCCAAACGGTCAAAGAGCTAG